In Oncorhynchus gorbuscha isolate QuinsamMale2020 ecotype Even-year linkage group LG08, OgorEven_v1.0, whole genome shotgun sequence, one genomic interval encodes:
- the LOC124041313 gene encoding uncharacterized protein LOC124041313, with amino-acid sequence MSQKTKASMVFSWQKSFAILTPWRKGKGDNVLENEVILTKMKLFNNFHEKLLNNAVDSSSTIAMSVSEQDISEPVKGLEGNTDLDNMPGQSLMESSSDYLSNIFSNSQLSRLYKFESEDSGVELPSGTNSPSTPTGSEQSFVVHSREPSYDSCNLNTPVPTPEPLLTFDQCSDTKQTEDMRDTPCMTADSAVQECDMVESGVELNTEVERVDLHITEKDIDMERAQHTALRDPTEDGKGGSVQLGENKAVTEGVNSENTKPRRQCSTGACDDMTGVDFEQRPLRKGTTSDSLEEYMEECCRLSEVHQASSNPLGSGLGYLEHICQLIEKIGQLQEHNLRLQKQICGLQKDGKMAKNKEDFFLQHCSCGMAGLAFQEQKRHSRSEYLTTSMSGTLSDLSTIPEVTRHTGLTAMRESDQGNNQPLVPLCRRGLNRRSYTEGETRSYLFDSTEGLSAPHRRVSENYTWGRVKDLVKKTKLRNQSRLGQTSTSLKRSCPQLYCPDLGPVELPGRNRNSMVALGH; translated from the exons ATGAGCCAGAAGACTAAAGCCAGCATGGTATTCAGCTGGCAGAAGTCCTTTGCCATTCTGACCCCCTGGAGGAAAG GAAAGGGGGACAATGTGCTGGAAAATGAGGTTATCCTGACCAAGATGAAGCTCTTCAACAACTTCCATGAGAAGCTCCTCAACAACGCTGTTGATTCTTCATCCACTATCGCCATGTCAGTTTCTGAGCAAGACATCTCAGAGCCTGTCAAAGGCTTGGAGGGGAATACTGACTTGGATAACATGCCTGGACAGTCCCTGATGGAGTCAAGCTCAGACTACCTGTCAAACATTTTCTCAAACTCTCAGCTTTCCAGGCTGTACAAGTTTGAGTCAGAGGACTCAGGGGTGGAACTGCCCAGTGGAACCAACTCTCCCTCCACACCCACCGGCTCTGAGCAGAGCTTTGTGGTCCACAGCCGGGAACCCTCCTATGACTCCTGTAACCTCAACACTCCTGTCCCTACCCCAGAACCACTCCTCACATTTGACCAGTGCTCTGACACCAAACAAACAGAGGATATGAGAGACACACCATGTATGACTGCAGACAGTGCTGTGCAGGAGTGTGATATGGTGGAGTCGGGGGTTGAACTCAACACAGAAGTTGAGAGGGTAGACCTTCATATAACTGAGAAGGACATAGACATGGAGAGGGCCCAGCACACAGCCTTGAGGGACCCCACAGAGGACGGTAAAGGGGGTTCAGTGCAGCTGGGTGAAAACAAGGCTGTAACTGAGGGAGTCAACTCAGAGAACACAAAGCCCAGGAGACAGTGCTCTACAGGGGCCTGTGACGATATGACAGGGGTTGACTTTGAGCAGCGGCCTCTGAGGAAAGGCACGACGAGTGACAGCCTGGAGGAGTATATGGAGGAATGCTGCAGACTGAGTGAG GTCCACCAGGCCAGCTCCAACCCCCTGGGCTCCGGACTGGGCTACCTGGAGCACATCTGCCAGCTCATCGAGAAGATTGGTCAGCTCCAGGAGCACAACCTCAGGCTGCAGAAGCAGATCTGTGGTCTGCAGAAGGATGGAAAGATGGCCAAGAACAAAGAG gaCTTCTTCCTGCAGCACTGTAGCTGTGGAATGGCCGGCCTGGCCTTTCAGGAACAGAAAAGACACTCCAGGAGTGAGTACCTGACCACATCCATGAGTGGCACCCTCTCTGACCTCTCCACCATCCCTGAGGTCACACGTCACACAGGACTCACAGCCATGAGAG AGAGTGACCAAGGTAATAACCAGCCCCTGGTGCCCCTTTGTAGGAGGGGCCTAAATCGGAGGAgctacacagagggagagacacgctCCTATCTCTTTGACAGTACAGAGGGTCTCTCTGCCCCACACAGACGG GTGAGTGAGAACTACACATGGGGCAGAGTGAAGGATCTGGTGAAGAAGACCAAGCTGAGAAACCAGAGCAGACTGGGACAGACATCCACCTCCCTGAAGAGATCCTGTCCACAGCTCTACTG CCCTGACCTGGGACCAGTGGAACTGCCAGGAAGAAACAGGAACTCCATGGTCGCCTTGGGCCATTAG